Sequence from the [Clostridium] scindens genome:
TACTCACGTCCTCCAAAAATACTTCAACTTCATTCTACCTTATTACAAATGAAAATTCAATGTAATATTTGCAAATGGCTCTCAATTTCTACATTTATCAACTGATTTGTCAAGTTTTCTTCCGTTTTTTGACCAATTTTTACATATTCTTTCGTATGTCCCACCTGATATTTTTCTCCCTGGCAGACCATCTCCTCTTCCATCAGCACCTCCTGGGTGGTCCCGATCAGCGCCTCTTCATAGGATGCCTGCTTCCTTCTCGTCAGTTCCAGGAGTTCATTGCTCCTTATCGTCTTCACGCTTTCCGGCACCTGTTCTTCCATCTGCGCCGCCCGGGTGCCTTCCCTCTTGGAATATTTGAATACATGGGTCTCATAGAAGTCCACTTTGTCGATGAACGCCTTGGACTGTGCGAATTCTTCCTCCGTCTCTCCCGGGAAGCCCACGATCACATCGGTGGTCAGCGCAGGATTGTCGAAATACTTGCGCAGCAAAACGCATTTTTCATAGTATTCTTCCGATGTATAACGCCGGTTCATACGTTTGAGCGTCGCGTCGCACCCGCTTTGCAAGGATAGATGGAAGTGGGGGCACATCTTGGGAAGGCCTGCGATGGTCTTTGCAAATTCCTCCGTGATGATCCTGGGCTCAAGCGATCCCAGACGGATTCTGCGTATTCCTTCTATCTCATGGATAGAGAGGATCAAAGACAGCAGGTCATCGCCGGTATCCACTCCATAGGAACTTAGGTGGATGCCGGTAAGCACCACCTCTTTATATCCATTCCTGGCAAGTTCCTCTACCTCCCGTATCACGCTGTCATGGCTGCGGCTTCTGACCCTTCCCCTCGCATAAGGGATGATGCAGTAAGAGCAGAACTGGTTGCAGCCATCCTGCACCTTGATATATGCCCTTGTATGTTCCGCCGTCCGGCTCAGATGCAGTTCCTCATACTCGTTAATATGGTTGATGTCTACCAGTTCCTTTTGTACGCCTTCCTGCATTGCCTCATGTTCCCTTAATATCTCTATAATATCCTTCTTCCGGTTATTTCCCACCACAATGTCAATGCACTCATCAATCTCGTCCCGTTTTGCCTGGACATAGCAGCCGCAGGCAACCACGATAGCGCCGGGATTCATCTTCCTGGCCCTGTGCAGCATCTGCCTGGACTTACGGTCAGCCATATTCGTTACCGTGCACGTATTGATGATATAGACATCCGCGCCCTCCTTAAAAGGCACAATCTCGTATCCATGCTGTTCAAGCAACTCCTGCATGGCTTCCGTCTCGTATGCATTTACTTTGCAACCCAGATTATGTAAGGCTACTTTCTTCATATCCTATTCCAATCCTTTCTATGCACATTGTTGTAACATCTAACGAAATTCTTACAAATTCTTTGGCAATTTGTTCCTTGACTTTTATACCCCTTGCTCTTAAGATATTTATAGAACATGAAAAGAAACCAAGGAGGGTATGTCCAATGAAATCAGTACAGATTTGTTTAAATTCTATCGATAAGGTAAAATCTTTTGTAAATGATATTTCAAAATTTGACTGCGATTTTGACTTGGTATCCGGCAGATATGTGATAGACGCAAAGTCTATTATGGGAATCTTCAGCCTGGATCTGTCCAAGCCGATCGAACTGAACATCCATGCAAATGATGGTGCAGAAGAAGTTCTGGCAGCATTACAGCCATATTTAGTTTAATTTATTTGTTTGATTTATATGTTTGAAAGAAAAGGGCCATCCCGTAACTTGACAGGGACTGGCCCTCTTTTTTTCTTTTCTATTTCACTTCTATGACTTCCACCGTATCGATGGCTTCTCGCACCAGCTGGTCAATCTTTTCCGCCAGTTTTTCCTCCGATCGCCGGATCACTTCTACATTGGGCTTGGTTACCGGATGCTTTGCCACAAAGATGGTACAGCAGTCTTCAAATGGCTGGATCGAAGTCTCGTAAGTCCCGATCTTTTCTGCGATGTCAACGATCTCCTGCTTGTCAAAGCCAATGACCGGACGGTACACTGGCACGGTGCATACATCATTGGTAGCCGCAAGGCTCTGCATAGTCTGGCTTGCCACCTGTCCGATGCTCTCTCCCGTGATCAGTCCCAGGCATCCGTCCTTCTTTGCAAAATGCTCCGCAATCCGCATCATATAACGGCGCATGATGATCGTCAGTTCATCGTGCGGGCACTGGTCATAGATATAGAGCTGGATATCCGTAAAATTCACGACGTGCAGTTTCACGGGCCCGGAATATCTGGATACGATCCTGGCCAGATCCACCACCTTCTGCTTGGCGCGCTCGCTTGTATACGGCGGCGCATGGAAATACGTAGCCTCGATTCCCACGCCTCTTTTTGATATCATATAGCCTGCCACCGGGCTGTCGATTCCGCCGGAAAGAAGCAGCATGGCTTTTCCATTGGTGCCTACCGGCATGCCTCCCGCGCCGGGAATTATCTGCGAATATACATAGATCTCATTTCTAATCTCCACATTCAGCATCACATCCGGATGATGGACATCCACCTTCGTCTCCGGAAATGCTTCCAGAATTACTTCTCCCAGATCGCAGTTGATCTCCATGGAGGTCTTGGGATAAGTCTTCCTGGCACGTCTCGCCTCTACCTTGAACGTCAGGTTCTTATCGGGGTACATCTCATCCATATACGAAACGACGTCTTCTTTGAGTTTCTCAAACCCCTGGTCTTCCATACGCACTACCGGGCAGATTCCCACGATGCCGAACACCCGCTTCAGGTGCTCCACCGTGTCCTCATAGTCGTAATCGCCCTCGCAGTCCACATAGATTCTGGCCTGGGACTTATGCACGTCAAACTGGCCGTCCACGTCCTTAAGGGCAAACCGTATCTGCCTGACAAGCGCATCTTCAAACAGATACCGGTTCTTTCCCTTAATTCCAATCTCTCCGTACTTTAACAAAAATGTGTGAAATCTCATCTTATCTATTCTCCTAATCTAATCTTCCTACAGATTCTTTTAGCGTCTGGTATATTTTCGAAGCATCGGTACTATATTATATAGTGTATCCAGGGTATAGTCAATCTCTTCACGGGTTGTAAATTCTGACATGCTGAATCGCAATGTGGCATCTAAGAATTCCTGCCTTGCCCCGATTCCTTTCAGGACGCCGCTCACCTGCGGATGGTTCGAGGAGCAGGCCGAGCCAGAAGATACATAGATTCCCTTTTCTGCCAGGGCATGGAGAAGCACCTCGCTTCGGATTCCCCCGAATCCTACGCTGATAATGTGAGGCGCGGACGTCTCATCATACAGTCCATGAATCGTCGTGTTCTCAATCTGACCGATGCCCTCGATAAAATGCTGCTTAAGCCTGCGCATCCTAGCCACCTTCACGTCCAGATCCTGGTAGATGGTCCTGGCTGCCAGGGAAAGCCCCGCGATCCCTGGAACATTCTCCGTTCCTGAGCGGATATTCTTCTGCTGCTCTCCGCCAAATACGATCGGCTTGATCTTTACATTTTCTCCTATATATAAAGCGCCTGTTCCTTTAGGACCATGAATCTTGTGGCCGCTGATGGAACACATATCTACCTTCAGCCGCTTCGGATAGATGCGGTATTTGCCGAACCCCTGCACCGCATCCACATGGAACAGAATGTTCCTGTTATAGGCCTTCACGATGCTGGCGGCCTCCTGGATCGGCTGGACGGAGCCCACTTCATTGTTGACGTACATGATGGATACCAGGATGGTATCTTCGCATAATGCATCCTTCAGGGCATCCAGCTTCACCCTTCCATATCGGTCCACTGGCAGGAAGGTTATACGGAATCCTTCTTCTTCCAGATAGCGCATGGTATTGATAATAGCCGGATGCTCAATGGAGGTCGTGATCAGATGCTTTCCTGCCCTCTGATTGGCCCTCGCCGCGCCAATCAGCGCAAGATTGTCGCTCTCTGTCCCACCGGAGGTGAAGAATACCTCTTTATCCTGCACCTTCCAGATCTTTGTCAGAGTCTCTTTCGCCTCTTTTATATACTGCTCCGCTTCCACGCCTTTCGTGTGCCTGGAAGACGGGTTTCCATAATCTTCGCACATGACCTTTCGCACCAGTTCGCCCACGCTGTCATACGCCCGGGTGGTGGCGGAATTGTCCAGATAGATTTCTTTCATGCTTTCCACTTCCTATTTCTATATTCTTACTACTAGAGTATGTTCCTACCCTTCCAGATGGAACATTAAGATGGATAATATGGCAAGCCCCGCCGTCTCTGTGCGCAGGATCCTCCTGCCAAGCGTGATTGCCTTAGCCCCTTGACGGATAGCCGCATCGACCTCTTCCTTTTCGAATCCGCCCTCCGGTCCGATAAAGATTCCTACAGACTGTCCCTGCGCAATGGATGCTACCACTTTTCTGGCCTCCTCCATCCCTTCCGCCAATTCATACGGAATCAAAAGAACGTCCAGTTCTCCTGCCATTTGAAGCGCCTCCGGGTAGGACAGGACGGAAGATACCTGCGGGATATATCCCCGGCCGGCCTGCTTAGCCGCGCTTTCGGCAATCTGCTGCCACCGCTGCGTCTTTTTTGCGGCCTTCTTTTCATCCAGTTTTACCACCGACCGCCTGGTGGCCACCGGCACCACCTGGCTTGCCCCCAGTTCCACCGCCTTCTGCACGATCAGTTCCATCTTATCCTGCTTAGGCAGTCCCTGGAACAGGGTGATACGGCAGGGAAGTTCTGTATCCACCGGCATTCTCTGCTGTATCGCAAGGACCGCGCGGCCTTCTTCATACCCTTCGACCAAGCACCGGTATTTCAGGTTGTCGCCGTCGCTGATTTCTACTTCCTCTCCCGGGCGCATGCGCAGTACGTTCTTCATATGATTCACATCCGAGCCTTCAATATAGATCCTCTCGCCCTCCACCTGGGAAGGCGTTACAAAAAAATGCTGCATCTTGCTACTCCTGATTCTTTCTGGCTGTTACGGATACCCATTCTCCCTGGTGGTTCACCTCCAGCACTTCAAGGCCTGCCTCCTTCACTGCCTGGACCACCGTCTCTTCCTTATCTTCGATAATTCCGCTGGTAATGTAGATTCCGCCAGGCTTCATCTGGTTCACGATAACTGGCGTAAGCGGTACCAGCACGTCAGCCAGAATATTGGCCGCCACGATGTCGTATTTTTCGTACCCTGCCTTATCCTGTACGTCCTTGTCGTCGATGATGTTGCCAATCATGACTTCGTATTGGTCTTTTCGGGTTCCGTTGACCTCCATATTCTCATGGGTCGCGTCGATCGCGCATGGATCCAGATCCGTACCCACGGAATACCTGGCTCCGAACTTCAGCGCCAGCATCCCCAGAATGCCGCTTCCGCAGCCTACATCCAGGATCACCGTATCATCTTTCACATACTTTTTGAGCTGGCGGATGCATAACTGCGTAGTCTCATGCATGCCTGTCCCGAACGCAGTGCCGGGATCTATATGGATCACCAGCTTATCGCTGTCTTTTTCCTCTACCTTTTCCCAGGAAGGGATGACGAGAATATCATCGATGTAGAACTGGTGGAAATACTGCTTCCAGTTGTTGACCCAGTCCACATCCTCCGTCTGGGATTCCTCGATCATGCACGCTCCTACATCCAGATAAGCGCGCATCTTATCCAGTTCCTTCCTTATGTTCAAAAGGATCGTTCCTTTATCCTCTTCTTCGTCCAGATAGAAGGTCAGATAAGCCGTGCCGTCATCTTCCGGAATATCTGGCAGGATGTCCACGAACATCTGCTCCTTATCTTCCTTCGTAAGAGGCACCTTGTCCTCGATCTGCACGCCCTGGATTCCCAGATCCATCAGCATGCTGCTGACGATGTCCTCCGCCTGCGTCGTCGTCTGTAGCCGAAACTGATTCCACTTCATAATTCGTCCCCTTTCATCTTATATAATGCCCAGATGGTCCAGCAGGATCTTGCATCCCATCAGTATAAGGATGACGCCTCCTGCCAGTTCTGCCTTGGACTGGTATTTCGTCCCAAATATATTGCCTATTTTAACACCTGCCACGGATAAAGTAAATGTAATTGCCCCAATAAAACTTACCGCAGGCACAATCTCCACCTGCAGGAAGGCAAATGTCACCCCTACCGCCAGAGCGTCGATGCTGGTTGCGACAGCCAGTCCCAGCATGGTCCTGACATCCAGTGACGCATCCGCGTCCTGGCACTCATCGCAGGAGCCAAACGCCTCGCGTATCATATTGACGCCGATAATTCCCAGCAGGATAAAGGCGATCCAATGGTCTACCGAAGTAATCACATCTTTAAACTGGACTCCCAGAAAGAAGCCTATCAGCGGCATCAGCGCCTGAAACGCGCCAAAATATAAGCCTACGATACCTGCCTTGCCCCATGTGCAGCGCTTCATCGCAAGACCCTTACAGACGGATACTGCGAACGCGTCCATGGAAAGCCCTACTGCTATCAGGAATAATTCTATTATATTCATGTCCTTTCTCCTAACCTTTTTCTCATGGTACAGAACAAAGAATGTGCTCTGCACATTCTTGCGCCTTCTGCGGACGGCTACTCTGAGCCAAATCTGTCAAAGCAGAGGTTCAGATCTACGTTTCCTTCAATTCCTGGCACCTTGCCCTTTTCCGTATACTGCCACATGGAAAATTCATAAGGGCACTGGGGAAGGGGCTCGTAATCCGCGTACCATTTCTTATATCCTGCCAGTTCGTTCAGATCAAGCGTAAATGCCATCCATTTCATATTGGCATAGATCATTGTCTCATATCCGGCTTCTTCAACCGCGTCACAGAATGTGATGCAGTTTGCGGTGAACTGCTCTTTTTTCAGATGATCTGTCCTGGCTTCATCATTTTTGATTTCTTCGGTATCGAATATCACCGGATAAGTGATAGCGTAAGGCCGGATTCGTTCCAGTACGAACTGCGCCTCTTCATAAGCCTCTTCTTTGTCTACCGCCTGCGAGAAGAAGTAGACTCCCACGTCAAGGCCTGCCGCAAGCGCGCCCTCTATGTGACTTTTGAACATGGCGTCTTCCACAAGTTTTCCTTCCTGTCCATATCCCCGAAAGCCTACGCGTATGATCGCAAAGTCTATGCCGCTTGCCTTCACTTTAGCCCAGTCTACGGACGGCTGATATTCGGACACGTCTATCCCGACCTTGGAAATAATGTTTCCCGCTTCGTCGGTATAGTGCTGGTATCCGTCTTTCTTTTTTATCCGTTTCAGATCGTATGTATTTTTCGGCACCGCTTCCAGAAGTTCGGCCTCATACTGCTGCCCCAGCACATCTACAAACTGGTAGACCTCCTTGTTTCCATCCGCCTGGTCTTTCGCTTCTTCCTTCTTATCCGTGTCCTGGCACCCTGCTGCAAGCAGGACCGCCAGCAATACAAACAATGTCTTAATCCATCTCTTTTTAATCATCATGACCCTTCTATCTCTTACGCTTCAAAAGCCGCAAAATGGGCATTGGCAAGCAGTTGTTCTGCTTCCGCTTCCGTCAGCCCATAAGAATCCGCCAGGTATTGGAATTCCTTCCCTACCCAGGTATCTGATACCGTCATATTGTCGCTGTTTACCGTCACCTTGATTCCCCGCCTCAGATAGGTTCTCAAAGGATAATCAGTTATCTTTTCTACTGCCTTGGTCTGCAGATTGCTGATAGGGCACATTTCAAGAGGAATCTCCCGGCTTGCCAGCAGTTCCATCAGTTCCTCGTCCTCAATTGCCCGGACCCCATGCCCAATCCTGGCCGCGCCAAATTCTACCGCCTTGCGGATGCTGGCAGGCCCTGCCGCCTCCCCTGCATGGATGGTAAACGGAACCCCAAGTTTCCTGGCAAGCGCAAATTCTTCTTCATAATCTGCCGTGGGAAACAAGGCTTCCGCCCCCGCCAGGTCAACGGCTACCACTCCCTTGCCCAGATACCTGGAAGCCAGACGCACCGTCTGAAGGTTCGCTTTCTTATTATCCTGTCCCCGCATGCAGCATAGAATTGTCCGCAGCCGGATATCGCTGTCTTCCTGCGCCTTAGAAAGCCCAGACAGCACCGCTGTGACCGCCTGTTCCTGGCTCATGCCTTTCTGGCAGTGCAGCTGCGGGGCAAAACGCACCTCGGCATAACGCAGCCCTCTCACCTTAAGGTTCTCGCCCAGTTCCCTCGCGGCCTGGCATAGTCCACGTTCCGTCTGCAGGACCTTCAGCACAGTATCAAAGCATCTCAGATATTCATTCAGGCTTTTGCAGTCCATCCCCTCACAGATATAAGGCTTTAATCCCTTCGCCGTATCTGCCGGAAGCCTGATTCCTTCTTCCTTCGCGATCCGCAATATGGTCTCTGCCGGCAGGGAGCCATCCAGATGAAGATGCAGATCTATCTGTCCAAACTTTGACATATTCATAGAAGTTCTTCCCATTCTTTTTCTTTAAAGCCTGTCAGAACCGTATCCTGTGTCACAAGAATCGGGCGTTTTACCAGCATGCCGTCCGAAGCCAGTACC
This genomic interval carries:
- a CDS encoding HPr family phosphocarrier protein, giving the protein MKSVQICLNSIDKVKSFVNDISKFDCDFDLVSGRYVIDAKSIMGIFSLDLSKPIELNIHANDGAEEVLAALQPYLV
- the mtaB gene encoding tRNA (N(6)-L-threonylcarbamoyladenosine(37)-C(2))-methylthiotransferase MtaB, yielding MKKVALHNLGCKVNAYETEAMQELLEQHGYEIVPFKEGADVYIINTCTVTNMADRKSRQMLHRARKMNPGAIVVACGCYVQAKRDEIDECIDIVVGNNRKKDIIEILREHEAMQEGVQKELVDINHINEYEELHLSRTAEHTRAYIKVQDGCNQFCSYCIIPYARGRVRSRSHDSVIREVEELARNGYKEVVLTGIHLSSYGVDTGDDLLSLILSIHEIEGIRRIRLGSLEPRIITEEFAKTIAGLPKMCPHFHLSLQSGCDATLKRMNRRYTSEEYYEKCVLLRKYFDNPALTTDVIVGFPGETEEEFAQSKAFIDKVDFYETHVFKYSKREGTRAAQMEEQVPESVKTIRSNELLELTRRKQASYEEALIGTTQEVLMEEEMVCQGEKYQVGHTKEYVKIGQKTEENLTNQLINVEIESHLQILH
- a CDS encoding manganese efflux pump MntP family protein — protein: MNIIELFLIAVGLSMDAFAVSVCKGLAMKRCTWGKAGIVGLYFGAFQALMPLIGFFLGVQFKDVITSVDHWIAFILLGIIGVNMIREAFGSCDECQDADASLDVRTMLGLAVATSIDALAVGVTFAFLQVEIVPAVSFIGAITFTLSVAGVKIGNIFGTKYQSKAELAGGVILILMGCKILLDHLGII
- the prmA gene encoding 50S ribosomal protein L11 methyltransferase; protein product: MKWNQFRLQTTTQAEDIVSSMLMDLGIQGVQIEDKVPLTKEDKEQMFVDILPDIPEDDGTAYLTFYLDEEEDKGTILLNIRKELDKMRAYLDVGACMIEESQTEDVDWVNNWKQYFHQFYIDDILVIPSWEKVEEKDSDKLVIHIDPGTAFGTGMHETTQLCIRQLKKYVKDDTVILDVGCGSGILGMLALKFGARYSVGTDLDPCAIDATHENMEVNGTRKDQYEVMIGNIIDDKDVQDKAGYEKYDIVAANILADVLVPLTPVIVNQMKPGGIYITSGIIEDKEETVVQAVKEAGLEVLEVNHQGEWVSVTARKNQE
- the add gene encoding adenosine deaminase, with amino-acid sequence MNMSKFGQIDLHLHLDGSLPAETILRIAKEEGIRLPADTAKGLKPYICEGMDCKSLNEYLRCFDTVLKVLQTERGLCQAARELGENLKVRGLRYAEVRFAPQLHCQKGMSQEQAVTAVLSGLSKAQEDSDIRLRTILCCMRGQDNKKANLQTVRLASRYLGKGVVAVDLAGAEALFPTADYEEEFALARKLGVPFTIHAGEAAGPASIRKAVEFGAARIGHGVRAIEDEELMELLASREIPLEMCPISNLQTKAVEKITDYPLRTYLRRGIKVTVNSDNMTVSDTWVGKEFQYLADSYGLTEAEAEQLLANAHFAAFEA
- a CDS encoding 16S rRNA (uracil(1498)-N(3))-methyltransferase, whose translation is MQHFFVTPSQVEGERIYIEGSDVNHMKNVLRMRPGEEVEISDGDNLKYRCLVEGYEEGRAVLAIQQRMPVDTELPCRITLFQGLPKQDKMELIVQKAVELGASQVVPVATRRSVVKLDEKKAAKKTQRWQQIAESAAKQAGRGYIPQVSSVLSYPEALQMAGELDVLLIPYELAEGMEEARKVVASIAQGQSVGIFIGPEGGFEKEEVDAAIRQGAKAITLGRRILRTETAGLAILSILMFHLEG
- the thiI gene encoding tRNA uracil 4-sulfurtransferase ThiI; its protein translation is MRFHTFLLKYGEIGIKGKNRYLFEDALVRQIRFALKDVDGQFDVHKSQARIYVDCEGDYDYEDTVEHLKRVFGIVGICPVVRMEDQGFEKLKEDVVSYMDEMYPDKNLTFKVEARRARKTYPKTSMEINCDLGEVILEAFPETKVDVHHPDVMLNVEIRNEIYVYSQIIPGAGGMPVGTNGKAMLLLSGGIDSPVAGYMISKRGVGIEATYFHAPPYTSERAKQKVVDLARIVSRYSGPVKLHVVNFTDIQLYIYDQCPHDELTIIMRRYMMRIAEHFAKKDGCLGLITGESIGQVASQTMQSLAATNDVCTVPVYRPVIGFDKQEIVDIAEKIGTYETSIQPFEDCCTIFVAKHPVTKPNVEVIRRSEEKLAEKIDQLVREAIDTVEVIEVK
- a CDS encoding cysteine desulfurase family protein, with protein sequence MKEIYLDNSATTRAYDSVGELVRKVMCEDYGNPSSRHTKGVEAEQYIKEAKETLTKIWKVQDKEVFFTSGGTESDNLALIGAARANQRAGKHLITTSIEHPAIINTMRYLEEEGFRITFLPVDRYGRVKLDALKDALCEDTILVSIMYVNNEVGSVQPIQEAASIVKAYNRNILFHVDAVQGFGKYRIYPKRLKVDMCSISGHKIHGPKGTGALYIGENVKIKPIVFGGEQQKNIRSGTENVPGIAGLSLAARTIYQDLDVKVARMRRLKQHFIEGIGQIENTTIHGLYDETSAPHIISVGFGGIRSEVLLHALAEKGIYVSSGSACSSNHPQVSGVLKGIGARQEFLDATLRFSMSEFTTREEIDYTLDTLYNIVPMLRKYTRR
- a CDS encoding glycoside hydrolase family 25 protein: MMIKKRWIKTLFVLLAVLLAAGCQDTDKKEEAKDQADGNKEVYQFVDVLGQQYEAELLEAVPKNTYDLKRIKKKDGYQHYTDEAGNIISKVGIDVSEYQPSVDWAKVKASGIDFAIIRVGFRGYGQEGKLVEDAMFKSHIEGALAAGLDVGVYFFSQAVDKEEAYEEAQFVLERIRPYAITYPVIFDTEEIKNDEARTDHLKKEQFTANCITFCDAVEEAGYETMIYANMKWMAFTLDLNELAGYKKWYADYEPLPQCPYEFSMWQYTEKGKVPGIEGNVDLNLCFDRFGSE